A single window of Pseudomonas lutea DNA harbors:
- a CDS encoding argininosuccinate lyase: MPIRKNLVHLAVVFALFGSYGAYAANTADLPCKTTEECAAQAAKIGATVDQSKTSGSKTESQFSWLNRINKASIVMLTEEGIVTPDLGQKIATGVRYAIDQADQPNGKRPGDVLQLEEIMTNKIGPEASLIHSGRSRQDMLATYRLAKLRSDVLAYSEAMNATRQRLLDLADKNVDTLIPAYTNGVQAMPITYAHYLLAYEAAFDRDGQRIRELYQRLNQSPMGTAVLANSAYPLNRERLAQLLGFDGVRENSLDSSQVSTYDIPIEAANLASSSAIRVGALIGDIHTQYHQIRPWLLLDEEKTYTSSAMPQKRNPGLLMRARETASDVVGLAQTVTLRAHNVTTGMTDYKFAFDSLGVFDSTKEMFGAMDAVLDALQVNPQRARDELENEWTTSMELADTLERTQKVPFRIGHSFASLIVEQARDQGLTPKTFPYADAQKLYTKAADKYQWKQNTLPLDEATFRASLSPENMVKTRKGTGGPQPEEVKRMLAEAHKNLDADQSWLRERRDRLKQAEGNLDQAFEKLLSSKN; encoded by the coding sequence ATGCCAATAAGAAAAAACCTTGTTCACCTGGCTGTCGTCTTTGCCCTGTTCGGCAGTTATGGGGCTTACGCAGCCAACACCGCTGATCTGCCCTGCAAGACCACCGAAGAGTGCGCCGCGCAGGCTGCGAAAATCGGTGCGACCGTCGACCAGTCCAAAACCAGTGGCAGCAAGACCGAAAGCCAGTTTTCCTGGCTGAACCGGATCAACAAAGCCTCCATCGTCATGCTCACCGAAGAGGGCATTGTCACGCCCGACCTGGGCCAGAAAATCGCCACCGGGGTGCGCTACGCGATCGATCAGGCGGATCAGCCCAACGGCAAGCGTCCCGGCGACGTGCTGCAGCTGGAGGAGATCATGACCAACAAGATCGGTCCTGAGGCGTCGCTCATTCACTCCGGGCGCAGCCGTCAGGACATGCTCGCGACCTACCGACTGGCGAAACTGCGCTCGGACGTGCTCGCCTACAGCGAAGCTATGAACGCGACCCGCCAACGCCTGCTGGATCTGGCGGACAAGAACGTCGATACGCTGATCCCGGCCTATACCAATGGCGTGCAGGCGATGCCGATCACTTACGCGCATTACCTGCTGGCGTATGAGGCGGCGTTTGATCGTGACGGCCAGCGGATTCGCGAGCTGTACCAACGCTTGAACCAGAGCCCGATGGGCACCGCGGTGCTGGCAAACTCGGCCTACCCGCTGAACCGCGAGCGCCTCGCGCAGTTGCTGGGGTTTGACGGCGTCCGTGAAAACTCACTGGATTCCAGTCAGGTCTCGACCTATGACATCCCCATCGAGGCGGCAAATCTTGCGTCGTCCTCGGCCATCCGCGTGGGTGCGCTGATCGGTGACATTCACACCCAGTATCATCAGATTCGTCCCTGGCTGTTGCTGGATGAGGAAAAAACCTACACCAGCAGCGCGATGCCGCAAAAGCGCAACCCGGGCTTGCTGATGCGAGCGCGGGAGACGGCCTCCGACGTGGTCGGTCTGGCGCAAACCGTTACCTTGCGCGCGCACAACGTGACGACTGGCATGACCGATTATAAATTTGCCTTTGATTCGCTAGGTGTTTTCGATTCGACCAAAGAGATGTTCGGTGCAATGGACGCGGTGCTCGACGCGTTGCAGGTCAATCCTCAGCGTGCTCGCGACGAGCTTGAAAACGAGTGGACCACGTCCATGGAGCTGGCCGACACCCTTGAGCGGACTCAGAAAGTGCCGTTCCGGATCGGGCACAGCTTCGCTTCGCTGATCGTCGAGCAAGCCAGGGATCAAGGCCTTACGCCAAAAACCTTCCCGTACGCGGATGCCCAGAAGCTCTACACCAAAGCGGCGGACAAGTATCAGTGGAAACAGAACACCTTGCCGCTGGATGAGGCGACCTTTCGTGCGTCGCTGTCACCGGAAAACATGGTCAAGACCCGCAAGGGCACCGGCGGTCCGCAACCGGAGGAGGTCAAGCGCATGCTGGCCGAAGCGCACAAAAATCTGGACGCCGACCAGAGCTGGTTGCGTGAGCGACGGGACCGGCTCAAGCAGGCCGAGGGAAACCTCGACCAGGCGTTCGAGAAGCTGTTGTCCTCGAAAAACTGA